Proteins encoded by one window of Nasonia vitripennis strain AsymCx chromosome 5, Nvit_psr_1.1, whole genome shotgun sequence:
- the LOC100117583 gene encoding segmentation protein Runt, whose protein sequence is MHLPEGPIGMENHFSAIHDALRACHGELVQTGSPAILCSPLPSHWRSNKSLPVAFKVVALDEVSDGTLVTISAGNDENFCGELRNCTAVMKNQVAKFNDLRFVGRSGRGKSFSLTIQISSVPFQVATYTKAIKVTVDGPREPRSKSNYQYGPGFPALGLLNPWLDAAYFSHAWHLPHPALAKGSIGMPHTDLFGPSFPPTVLPTGYPLTDHNVKYNSTTAADFASSMSHKSSSIHSMTPPPTTTPTAPPTSLLLPNSPSRTPPRSPSDSGSESAPEEVVRSAFAPIRPNSNNNNIHVPTSSSSPDRLSNNNNSKRPIEGTRCELKAPKALISHRTKTLGKRSPSPTKIQPTTPAVKTVWRPYPC, encoded by the exons ATGCATCTGCCGGAAGGACCGATCGGTATGGAGAACCACTTCAGCGCGATCCACGACGCCCTGCGCGCCTGTCACGGCGAGCTGGTGCAGACTGGTAGCCCAGCCATCCTCTGCAGTCCACTGCCCTCCCACTGGCGGTCGAACAAGTCGCTGCCCGTGGCCTTCAAAGTAGTCGCTCTCGACGAGGTGAGCGACGGCACCCTCGTCACCATAAGCGCCGGCAACGACGAGAACTTCTGCGGTGAGCTAAGGAACTGCACCGCGGTGATGAAGAACCAAGTGGCCAAGTTTAACGATCTCAGATTTGTCGGTAGGAGCGGCCGCGGAAAGTCGTTCTCCCTCACGATACAGATCAGCTCGGTGCCGTTCCAGGTGGCCACCTACACAAAGGCCATCAAGGTCACCGTCGACGGACCGCGCGAGCCCAGATCCAAGTCGA ATTACCAATACGGACCTGGATTCCCGGCTCTGGGACTGCTCAACCCCTGGTTGGACGCAGCCTACTTCAGTCACGCCTGGCACCTGCCGCATCCGGCGCTCGCAAAAG GATCAATCGGCATGCCGCATACCGATCTCTTCGGGCCGAGCTTCCCGCCGACGGTTCTGCCGACGGGCTATCCCCTCACGGACCACAACGTCAAGTACAACAGCACGACGGCAGCGGACTTTGCCAGTTCGATGTCCCACAAGTCCTCGTCCATCCACTCGATGACGCCGCCGCCCACGACGACGCCCACGGCGCCGCCGACGAGTCTCCTCCTGCCGAACAGCCCCTCGAGGACACCTCCTCGCAGTCCCAGCGACAGCGGCAGCGAGTCCGCCCCCGAGGAGGTGGTGCGCAGTGCCTTCGCGCCGATCAGACCTAACagtaacaacaacaacatccATGTCCCGACGTCCTCCTCGTCGCCGGACAGGCTAAGCAACAACAATAACAGCAAGAGGCCGATCGAAGGCACGCGCTGCGAGCTTAAAGCGCCGAAAGCTCTCATCTCGCACAGAACGAAGACGCTGGGCAAGAGGAGCCCCTCACCGACGAAGATCCAGCCCACGACGCCCGCGGTGAAGACGGTCTGGAGGCCGTATCCCTGTTGA